Part of the Pseudanabaena sp. BC1403 genome, TTCTCAGCCTTAATTAAAGAATGATTAGCAAAACGCTGATTTACAAATAGTTTGGCGCGATCGACATGATAGGGCGTTAACCCTGCATCAGAAGCTCCAGCGGGTAACTCTACCATTGCTTCGCCAATCCCAGTGGCAAACTTCCCTCCCCCATCTTGGAGACAAACTCCTTTAACATAGCCAATATCATGGCAAACAAGAGAAATAATGTAATGCAGCCAATCTTCAGGAGAGACTCGTCCTTCACGGATATGCTTACCGCGCAAAATTTCTTGACCAACTAACGTCACTAAGATCGTATGTTCGACGTTGTGGTAAAGCGCATCACTATTGGCAATATTTTCCAGAGCCATGTTGCCAGCCCAGCCGATGATGTCTTCATAATCATGTAGATAACCGCCATAGGTACGACGGTATCCTAGCTTTAGTTGTTCAACAAAGTTACCGATCAGCAGTTCAGTTGCATTAAACATAAATCTTCGTGTACCTATGTAAAGCCAAAATGTAACCTAAATAATAAGCCTAACTCTTATCTATTAGTGCGATCGGCTATGAAATCCCAGTAATTCTCATCATAAAAATTGTTTTTTAGCGCCTATGAGGCTGAAAAGAACAAAATTAGTTTCACAATTAGAATTGAGTCTAAAATTTCTAGAAAATAAAGTAAGCGTAAGATAGCACTTTTCCACTCTACTTTTTAAATTGCAGCAAAAAGTACTATACGGGCAATTCATAGTTAGAGTAGTATTATTTAGACTGATCAATCTTATTCCTAAATATCAAATATGCTTAAACGCTTCGCTGGTAGTTTGTTGTTACCTGTATCCATTGCATTGGCATTAGCTTCATGTCAGCAGCCCAGTGCTACAACAACATCTCCTTCACCGTCAGTGGCAGCTTCAGCTTCTCCCTCTCCTACTTCTAGCCCCACCGAATCACCTAAAGCTGATGCTTCACCTAAAGCCGATGCTTCACCTAAAGCTGATGCTTCTCCTAAAGCCGATGCTTCTCCTAAAGCCGATGCTTCTTCTGGCAAAACTAAAGATATTGATGCCCTTATCAAGGAAAATGCCGAATACAAGGAAATGTATGAAGCAACTGGTGGTATCAAGTACATTGGGTTAGTCGAAACAGAAACCTGTAAAGCTCTTGATTCAGGTGTTCCTATTAACACTCTAACCGATGCACTCGAAAAAGAATTTGACAAGCAAGGTGGGTCTATTCCTGCGGATAAACTCGCTAAGTTGAAAGAGTATACGGGGTTTGTGCTTGGTGCTAGTGTTGTTATCTCTTGCCCTCAACATAAAGACAAGATTAAATCCTAGTCGTTAAAGTAATCCTATAAAAAGAGAGACAGAGCTTTGCGCTGTCTCTCTTTTTATGGTCAAGATAATTACCTGTATGAAATCTGGATATACCCTTCCTGTATTTGCGATCGCTGCGGCTAAAGCCGCAATTTTCGCCATCCAAAAAAAGAACTCAGCTTTAGTAGAACTTGATCTACTAGAATCTGGTTCAGGCATAGTGGAAATCGCCCAAAGTGCAATTATTGATGACAATACAGCGATCGCGATCGCCCTTAGTGACCCAGGGGACAATCTCGATCTGACCGCTGGAACTCCTGTCTGGGCTTGGGTAAAATTAGAATCTTCAACAGGTGGAGAACGGATAATTTTGGAAGCTGGAGAAGGTTTGGGAAGAACCTCTAGTGGAGAGCCAGCTATCTATCAATTAGCGCGAAATTTAGCAGACGTTAATCTCTTGCAACTCCTGCCCGATCATCTCTCCGCAAGAATTAGATTTATTTTGCCTGAAGGAAGAGCATTAGCTAAACGTACTTCCAATGCTGCTTTTGGTATTCTTGAGGGACTATCTTTATTAGGAACTTCTGCAATATCCAAACCTCTCTCCGTAGAAGATAAACTCGAAGAGTTTCGCGCAGATTTACGAACTAAAGCATCTAATTCCCATGAAATAGCGTTTTACATCGGCGCAAATGGCTACCAAGTCGCTCAAAATCTTGGGTTTCAAACTTCGCAATTAGTCCAGACAGCCAATTGGGTAGGCGCAATGTTAGTAGAGGCTGCGCTTTTAGGTGTAACTTCGATTACTCTTGTTGGCTATCATGGAAAGTTATTAAAACTAGCAGGTGGAATTTTCAATACCTCTAGTCACTTGGCTGATGCCAGAATAGATATTTTAGTCAGAGCGGCTGTGCATGAGAATTTACCGATCGCACTAATCCAAGAAATAGAGCGATCGCTTACTGCCGAAGCAGTGCATCAATTATTAGTTGAGCATGACTGCGATCGCGTGATCTTTCAGTACCTCACTGATCAAATTACGCGGCGAGCTACAGCTTATGTACAGAAATACACAGATCTTAAAATTGAGATCAAAACAATTTTGTGCGATCGCTTAGGGCAGTTAGTTGTTTAAGATAAGTGTTTGTTTCCCGCCTTCGGTGGGAAACAAACACTTATCTTAGGTTTTTTAATGCAACCAGTTTATATCGTCGGTGCGGGGCCTGGTGACCCTGACTTAATTACAGTTAAGGGGCGCAACCTCTTAATCAAAGCCGATGTGATTGTTTATGCGAATTCTCTCATCCCCGACTCAATGCTGCAATATTGTCGTGCTGATGCCGAAATAATTCCCACTGTGAGCAAATCCCTAGAGGAGATTTTAGAGATTATTGTTGATAGAGTGCGATCGCAAAAACTAGTCGTCCGTTTACACGATGGCGATCCTAGTTTATATGGTGCAATTCAAGAACAAATAGTAGCTCTATCTGAAGCTGAAATCCCTTTTGAAATCATCCCTGGGGTTAGTGCATTTCAGCTAGCAGCAGCAAGATTACAAGTAGAACTAACTGTTCCCGAACTAGTCCAAACGATAATCCTTACGCGGATCAGTGGACGTACTCAAGTTCCTGAACGCGAAGAATTATCGAGTCTGGCTGCCCATCAAGCCTCATTATGTCTATATCTCAGCGCTCACCATGTGGAAAATGCTCAATCTAAATTAATGGAACATTATCCAGCCGATACCAATGTGGCAATTTGCTATCGATTAGGTTGGGAAGATGAAAAGATTTTGACGGTTCCCCTTTCAGAAATGGCATCGGTCACAATCAAAGAGAACTTAACCAGAACTACGCTTTTTGTGATTAGTCCTGCTTTAAATAATTTAAGAAGTAGTACAAAAGAGCGATCGCAGTTATATAGCTCCCACTACCAGCGACTTTTTCGTTAAAGACTAATCTTAAAAAGCTGTGAGATCGATCTCTGAGTTGCTTCACGGTCATCTCGGCTCAAAGCCCCAATGCATTTTGTCTTTAGTATCATGAATTATTCGCACCCCATATGATCCCCATGTAGGGTCAAAGCATTCCCACGGAAATCCATAAGTTTTCAAATAATTTTAATTTGGGAATGCTTTGACCTAAGCTCGCAACGATTGAAGGGCACAATAAGTTTCCTCATCTTCTGGAGATGCCCACTCACTCAAAGTTTCTGAGATCGCACTGAGATAATCTAAATCTAACGGCTGCAATTTTTTGATAAAGACTCGACCTTCCTCAATTTCAAATACAACAACGTCCCCTTGAGATATGCTCATAGCGTCACGAATGATTTTGGGTATTGTAGTTTGAAATTTAGAGGTTACTTTTGAGGCTAGTAGCTTTTGAGCTGTCTGCATAGTATTACGAGAATAACTGTGGAGAAAAGTAAAACATCTAGTTAAGCGGTTTAATTAACTCAACGCCATCTCGACCGTCCCCTGCGGCGCTCAAAAATACTTTTACCTGCTCATCCTTAGAAGTTGGTAGGGTTCGCCCCACATAGTCAGGATGAATTGGAAGCTCACGATGACCGCGATCGATCAGTGCCAATAATCTCACAACCTTGGGGCGACCATAGTCATGAATTGCACTCAAAGCGGCTCCAATTGTTCTTCCGCTATAAATAACATCATCGACTAAGACGATAGTTTTACCATTGAGGTCAAAGGGAATCTCAGTTTTGCTAGGTGTTCGCAATCCAATTTTGTCGAGATCATCCCGATAAAATGTAATGTCTAAAGCGCCTGAAGGAACTAAAATTCCTTCCAGAGCCTCAATCTGCCTTGCGATCGCTACACCTAGTGGGACACCACGGGTATAAACTCCGAGCAAAACCACGTTTGACAAATCATCACTAGCTTCGACAATTTGCGAAGCCAAACGATTGATCGTTCGACGCAACTCGTCAGCAGATAAAATTTCGACAATCTTAGATTGTGACACCACTTAGTTTCGTTCAATTAGCTAGTAGATATTTACTTAAATATAGCGCTTTGCGCTTAACCATATAAAGTAAAAGGGGCGCAACGCGCCCCTTTTACTTTATATGGTTGGAAAAATTTTTAGCTATCCAAATGCTTTTCGATAGTGGTAGACAATGTTGTCTTAGGGACAGCACCTACAACCACATCCACCCGTTGACCACCCTTAAATAACATGAGCGTGGGAATACTGCGAATGCCATATTGTCCAGCTACGCTAGGATTCTCATCGGTGTTAAGCTTAAAAACTTTGATTTTGCCCTCATACTGTGTAGCGACTTCTTCGACTACAGGAGCAACCATACGGCAGGGACCACACCAAGGGGCCCAAAAATCTACTAGAACAGGGATGTCACTTTTAAGTACGTCCTGCTCAAAGCTAGCATCTGTAACGGCGATCGCTGATGACATGCTTTGCTAACTCCCTAAATATTAAAAACTTTTATTTTCAAAAATTGCGTGTAGGTAGTATAACAGCTAGCATTGCACATTTGCTAAAAACCATAATTGTTAAGCTTAACCCTCAATCATTGAGTTAACTCTTCGCAACGATCTCAAATTTTCGCGCCAATCTAATTTGGAAGGCTAAATTAAATGTAGGATGCGTTAGTGAAACGTAACGTATCAATTAGTTGTCAATGATGGGTTACGCTATCGCTAACCTATCCTACGTTTAATTTTAACAACTTAACTTAGGCAAAAAAGAAGAAACCGCCCTTGCTGCTCATAAGCTTGGGCGGAATGTGGTGTGAGGAGTGAACGGAAACTTTCGTCTCCGCTTACATATATATTGTAGTCTAATCCGCAAGTATGAATACGATCGCCCAATTTTTTCGAGTTTTTCAGAGTCGCAAAATGGCGGCGCTTTTGTCACTGGGCTTTGCATCAGGGCTACCCTATGCACTGACCGATGATGCATTTCGCGCATGGCTTACCAGCGCTAAGTTTGACCTTAGTACGATTGGCTGGTTAGGTTTAGTTTCACTGCCATATTCACTCAAATTTCTGTGGTCACCCTTTATCGATCGCTTTGTGCCACCTTTTCTAGGGCGACGGAGAGGCTGGATTTTGCTAACACAAGGCGGTTTAGTTCTTGCTATTTTGGCGATCGCATTACAAATGTTTACGATCGATAGCTTACCCCTAGCTAGTCGGAACGAAGCTTTACCAGTTTTAGCAGTTACCGCCTTAGTTCTCGCTTTTCTCAGTGCGACTCAAGATATTGCGATCGACGCTTACCGTACTGATGTCTTAAAAGTGCAGGAAGTCGGTGCAGGGATCGGGATTTGGGTAATGGGATATCGAATTGCGCTCCTATTTGCGGGATTTGTCGGATTTAATTTGGCGACTCGATTAAGTTGGAAATCCTCGCTTTCACAGTTTCTATCCAGCAACGGTTTTACAAGCTTAAGCCTCAGTCGATTTGGTTGGGCTTGGGTGTATGTGTTACTAGCAGTTGTGATGAGTCTAGGGCTGATCGCCACATTTATCGCCCCCGAACCGCCAGAAGCTAATGCTCGTCCTGCGACATTAGATGAAGCTGTAGTTAAACCTTTTCAAGAATTTTTTCAACGCTTGGGTGTGGGCAAGGTTTTACTAATTCTTATATTCACGATCTTCTATCGATTTAGCGATGCGATGGTGGGTAAAATGGCAGTCCCTTTCTTAAAAACTATTTTTGATGATGGCACGATTGGCACGGTCAGACAGGGAATTGGACTAGTTGCCACGATTGTGGGGACTTTAGCTGGGGGAGCTATTCTTAGCAAGATTGGGGTTAATCGATCGCTATGGGTATTTGGATTCCTGCAAGCAATTAGCAATATCGGCTATTACGCGATCGCCGTTGCTGGGAAAAATGATCTGGTTTTACTAGCTGCAATTAATGTAGAAAATTTTTGCAGTGGTCTAGGAACCGCAGGGTTTTTAGGATTTCTGATGGTGTTGTGCAATCCTAGTTTCTCAGCAACTCAATTTGCATTGCTTTCGAGTCTATTTGCCGTTGGGAGAGATCTTATAGCTTCACCATTTTCAGGCGAGTCTGCCCAATTTATTCAGCGTAATATTCCCTCATGGACTTCGATTAATCAAATCTCTTGGTTAGCAGGTAGTGATGGCAAGGGCTGGGCTTTATTTTTCTTGTTTACGTTGGTATTAGCCATTCCTGGGATGATGTTCTTACCATTTTTTGCGCCTTGGAATGGGGAATTCAAAAAAGTGGATTCTTTGCCAATCGATTAAACAAAAACAGCCCTGCTTTGCAGAGCTGTTTTTGTTGAGAATATTTCACCCGATCGCGTGAGGTAAAGAGAGGACTTACTCAAGTAATCTACTTATCAATGAAGCCTTAAACTGACTGCACCCAGCGCACCAACGCTGGGTTTTTATTTGCCTATAATTCCTGAAAAAAAAGAGTCGCTTAGCGACTCTTTTTTTATCCCAATACTGCGACGCTGAAAAATAGCAAATCTACAAAAATCGTACCTAACACTGCTCCGCCAAAAGCCCAGTAAGCGAGATTAGGCGATCGCATTGCTTTATTCCCAGTAATCAAGAGCAAAGCTGCCAAAATACAAGCCCAAGTCATTCCCCAAGGGGTTTCGACTAAAGTTAAAGCATTTTTTAAAATCGGTTGAGCAAGACTAATATTTGATTCAACTTGCATCAAGGCTTTCCAGTTAGGAAAAAGATGCGCGATGTAGAAATACAGATCGGTAATGGCTGTCCCGAATAGTGAGCCTATATAAAACCATCCGCCGACGCGGTGGGAATCTTGACGAGTTGCCCAGATTGCCCAAGGCAAAGCTAAAGCTTCGACTGGTACATGGTAGGCAGGCTCCCAGCGTAGCCAGCCCCAATACAGAGAGCCACATAACCAAGTCAGGCTAAAGCCCCAAGTGAGACTGCCCCACACTTGTTTTTTTGGTTCTGCTTGAAGATGTTTGGCGATCGCTAACCAACCGACGGTACAAATCAAGCTCAACCAAGGGGCATAGCGCACAAGGGGAGCTTCAAAAAAGACGGGGACGGATACTAAAAAGAGTGATGCAAACCAGACGCGCCAATGTTGTAACAGTGAGGCGGTGGCTAGTAAATGTTGTGATAAGTATTGCGGAAACGCTGACGTGACATTGACAGTAGGGGGTAGAACCTGAACTGTTGCCCGTGCTAAGGAGCGCTCCTCAAGTTCAACCTTGTCAGGAGATAAAAACAATGTATGTTAAAAAGTTATATTAATTTTTATTACTTAATATATTAACAGGCTTTTTTGAGCAATTCCGTACCTTCTCTATCTTTTCTTAATGCGGATTGTTATCTCTAACCCATTACCGAAATTCTAGCGATCGCCTATATCTTCTAGCAATTGCTCAAAGGTTTGCCAACTGATGTTTTCTAGCCAAATCCTTTGTTCGGCAACAGGTCGCACTAGATCGCCGCGATCGGGTAAAGCCATAAACTCTTCATCAGTCCAAATTTTGGCTTTAGATTTAGCTTGTTCTGTAGCGATCGTCATGGCTTTAATTTCTTTTATCTAGTGTGAACCTGTGCTAAGTCTTATAATCATTTTTCTACTCCTACAATAGCTTTT contains:
- a CDS encoding Npun_R2479 family HD domain-containing metalloprotein; protein product: MFNATELLIGNFVEQLKLGYRRTYGGYLHDYEDIIGWAGNMALENIANSDALYHNVEHTILVTLVGQEILRGKHIREGRVSPEDWLHYIISLVCHDIGYVKGVCLQDGGGKFATGIGEAMVELPAGASDAGLTPYHVDRAKLFVNQRFANHSLIKAEKICRNIELTRFPVPKTGDHQDTTHFAGLVRSADLIGQLSDPRYLKKIGALFYEFEETGVNVALGYAHPGDLRRNYPKFYWTSVYPFVKDALYYLSLTQQGQEIVAHLYSNVFVVEHEKPEYQP
- the cbiD gene encoding cobalt-precorrin-5B (C(1))-methyltransferase CbiD, giving the protein MKSGYTLPVFAIAAAKAAIFAIQKKNSALVELDLLESGSGIVEIAQSAIIDDNTAIAIALSDPGDNLDLTAGTPVWAWVKLESSTGGERIILEAGEGLGRTSSGEPAIYQLARNLADVNLLQLLPDHLSARIRFILPEGRALAKRTSNAAFGILEGLSLLGTSAISKPLSVEDKLEEFRADLRTKASNSHEIAFYIGANGYQVAQNLGFQTSQLVQTANWVGAMLVEAALLGVTSITLVGYHGKLLKLAGGIFNTSSHLADARIDILVRAAVHENLPIALIQEIERSLTAEAVHQLLVEHDCDRVIFQYLTDQITRRATAYVQKYTDLKIEIKTILCDRLGQLVV
- the cobM gene encoding precorrin-4 C(11)-methyltransferase, encoding MQPVYIVGAGPGDPDLITVKGRNLLIKADVIVYANSLIPDSMLQYCRADAEIIPTVSKSLEEILEIIVDRVRSQKLVVRLHDGDPSLYGAIQEQIVALSEAEIPFEIIPGVSAFQLAAARLQVELTVPELVQTIILTRISGRTQVPEREELSSLAAHQASLCLYLSAHHVENAQSKLMEHYPADTNVAICYRLGWEDEKILTVPLSEMASVTIKENLTRTTLFVISPALNNLRSSTKERSQLYSSHYQRLFR
- a CDS encoding AbrB/MazE/SpoVT family DNA-binding domain-containing protein, whose translation is MQTAQKLLASKVTSKFQTTIPKIIRDAMSISQGDVVVFEIEEGRVFIKKLQPLDLDYLSAISETLSEWASPEDEETYCALQSLRA
- the pyrR gene encoding bifunctional pyr operon transcriptional regulator/uracil phosphoribosyltransferase PyrR, yielding MSQSKIVEILSADELRRTINRLASQIVEASDDLSNVVLLGVYTRGVPLGVAIARQIEALEGILVPSGALDITFYRDDLDKIGLRTPSKTEIPFDLNGKTIVLVDDVIYSGRTIGAALSAIHDYGRPKVVRLLALIDRGHRELPIHPDYVGRTLPTSKDEQVKVFLSAAGDGRDGVELIKPLN
- the trxA gene encoding thioredoxin; the encoded protein is MSSAIAVTDASFEQDVLKSDIPVLVDFWAPWCGPCRMVAPVVEEVATQYEGKIKVFKLNTDENPSVAGQYGIRSIPTLMLFKGGQRVDVVVGAVPKTTLSTTIEKHLDS
- a CDS encoding MFS transporter; protein product: MNTIAQFFRVFQSRKMAALLSLGFASGLPYALTDDAFRAWLTSAKFDLSTIGWLGLVSLPYSLKFLWSPFIDRFVPPFLGRRRGWILLTQGGLVLAILAIALQMFTIDSLPLASRNEALPVLAVTALVLAFLSATQDIAIDAYRTDVLKVQEVGAGIGIWVMGYRIALLFAGFVGFNLATRLSWKSSLSQFLSSNGFTSLSLSRFGWAWVYVLLAVVMSLGLIATFIAPEPPEANARPATLDEAVVKPFQEFFQRLGVGKVLLILIFTIFYRFSDAMVGKMAVPFLKTIFDDGTIGTVRQGIGLVATIVGTLAGGAILSKIGVNRSLWVFGFLQAISNIGYYAIAVAGKNDLVLLAAINVENFCSGLGTAGFLGFLMVLCNPSFSATQFALLSSLFAVGRDLIASPFSGESAQFIQRNIPSWTSINQISWLAGSDGKGWALFFLFTLVLAIPGMMFLPFFAPWNGEFKKVDSLPID
- a CDS encoding DUF3120 domain-containing protein → MFLSPDKVELEERSLARATVQVLPPTVNVTSAFPQYLSQHLLATASLLQHWRVWFASLFLVSVPVFFEAPLVRYAPWLSLICTVGWLAIAKHLQAEPKKQVWGSLTWGFSLTWLCGSLYWGWLRWEPAYHVPVEALALPWAIWATRQDSHRVGGWFYIGSLFGTAITDLYFYIAHLFPNWKALMQVESNISLAQPILKNALTLVETPWGMTWACILAALLLITGNKAMRSPNLAYWAFGGAVLGTIFVDLLFFSVAVLG